CAATTCAGATGCTGGAAATCACTGCATATCATCTTACCGTCCTGAACCCTCATTAACAAGGAAGACAATGGCCAGCGTGCTCATCAAGGAATTCTTTGAGAAGCATCAGAGCTATCGTATATTACTCAGTTTCTGAAACCAATGTTCCAATGTTCCGGAAATGCTAAAAGAACAATTGCATGGACAAGTCATATCCAACGAGAAGTCCCCAAGCTCAGGACCTGTTTCACAAGACACCTCCAGACAATGCTCGAAGCAAAAGCTTGATGGTCTTGGATACTAATCGCCCATGCACGCCAGACTAGCCACCATGTTGGGCAACAAGGTCGGTCCAGATGCCGCACATGGGAGTAGACTCTCAAACTCAATATTTGGCATCGATAGCGGACCAGCAACAAGCAACAGCAGTCTGAACGTATTTGTCAATGGCACAGGCATTTTGTGCTTTCGGTCAAAAATAGCACCGGTGATCTTTTCGAGTAACAGGACTAGATATTTGGAGCTCTGCTCCAGTCAGAATGGGTTTCTGCACGATAACCTTCTCGAGCATTAATTACAAGTTGGCTGCTCAGATGATTTCTAAGACTGGTCAACTTTGCGGATGCCATTAAAGCTAGCATCTTGCCCCCTCTGTCGAGTGAAATAGCCACTAGACTGCTCCTAACCAAGAGCACCTCCCACCGTAGTAGATTATACTTACTCTTAAGTAAATAATCTATAATTCATACGCAGATCAATTCTTTACTCGATTAATTCAAGTGGGGAAGatagaaatagaaagagaaatgtTTGAAGGGGTAGAAACGGGGGATAATACAAACCATGAAATCCAGAAACAAGATATAGTTATCGTAGATCCAGAAAGAGGAAATAGATTAAGCATATGTCATCACAAGGTTCGGAGGTACTTTAAACATCAACCGAGCAGGATGATGTAGCAATGGCTATTCGTCTGATGTCCACTGACGTCGGAAGATGATTCATCCTCAACGGGATCCTCTATGGCTTCATCAGTCTGGGGGCACATGTATTAATGTTTGTTAGTCATTGCAACGTGGGCCCAAAAGACCAGAAAGCAGTTGAGAAAGGAAGTGGGAGAGGGGTTTCTCTGTAGTTGTCAAGCAATTGATCCCCAAGGACCTTTCTCGTACGCATACCCAATCTCATCGTGTACCACGactattcatgaaaaatctataTAAATATTGTGGTGCACTTTGACAGAGCTTACAGAAACCGGAATTGAGGCCAATTCGCTTGTTGACACCTACGCCCATCTTTATTTCTGTCCAATATTTGTGCTCCCAAAAGATCAGCCCTCGTAGATTTCACAAGGTTCTAGAGAAAGCTAAATTTTTGCACTCAGAAAAAGCCTTTTTGGAAAATCGGTGTGAGAAACATCTTTCAAATGTGCAAAGAGTGCCCTGgccacaaaaagagagagagagaggactatCGCCATTGTTATTCATGCAAATTTAAGggagtattttctttttctaatttttgaacATTGCCAAAACAACTAAGGTCTAATAATAACATGACCATTATGCTACACTTTCAAGTTGTAGTATAATCCATTCATCAGTGTGTATCACGGGCCTACTGCTAGTTTCTAAGCAGTTATGTGGCAGGACTCTTCCTATAAAAGTTAAGGAAAAATGAACTTCCCGTGGTGGGGGAGGATCGATCCTTAGACAGGACCAGGGAAGATGgaaaggataaaagaaaaaagaaatagtaggTGACTTACCAAGAAACTTGACAGAGGGTTCAAGTGAAGAACGGACAAGGGGATGATCCCACTCCAGTGACTCCCACGTCTGCTGATTTATCCGAATCTCTCGAAGAGAAGGGGGAGGCCCATTGTCAAGCAGGGGCAGCTGCAGAGGAATCCTCTTCAGTTTCGGACAATTGTCTATAGAAATCTGCCGGAGGGTATCCCAACTCGTGGTCCCATCACATATGCTTTTCAGTTCCGGAAGATTCCATAGACCCAGGTTCGTTATCTTTGGGAAGGAACGGTGCGTCATTTCGGCAACAGTGCCTATTATCACCTCTATGCCCTTGCAGTCTTTGACTAATATCTCTTGGAGGAAAGGGAGGTGGAGCAACATGTCTTCCGTCAGCAGCTCCCTCTTTATGTTGTTGCATCCACTTACTTCAAGATATGTAAGGCGACAAGTGGCTCTGCTTGGCAATGGCCCATGTATTATCTCCTCTAATTTCTCACAACTATGTACAATAATTTTCTCCAGATTTGGAAGGAGCGTGGTCAGCCACTCCCATTCCACCACTCTCTTAATTTTATGACACCTGGACAATTCCAATGATTGCACACTTTCCGGAAGCAAAGCGCAGCCATCACCGCTTGTTCCGTCTACACTCGCAGCGATATGGTCCCAACCATCGATGAGTATAGACCTATCAGGATCATCCACAAGCCAAAGGCGGTAAGCGTTTGGGGCCGCGAGCGTGTACCGTCGGCAACTATTTCGCACAAGAGACCCCACACATGCATTGAATGTTTCCACATGAGCAACAGAACAATAAAGTGCCTCCAACTTTGTTGATTTTACCTCTTCGCCTGCCCTCAGCTTTTCAATCGCAAGATATTGCAAGTTCACCAGCTTCTCCAACACTCCCTCTGGTAATGTCTCGATCATTGTGCCATCTAGGGCGAGGTATCTCAACTTTACCAACATCTCCATGCCCTCTGGTGCTTCTTCAAGACTTTGACACCCTTGAAGGTCCAACTTTCTTAGAGATCCCAACTTTCCTACAGAAGGAATAAAACGTAATGCCAAACAACTTTGCAGTAACAGTGCTTCCAAGCTCTCCAACTGAGAGATGGAGTCCGGTAATTCCGTGATTCCAGTGTAGCAGAGATCTAGAACCGTCAACCCCTTTAGATGTCTGAAGAAAGATTCATGGATGACTCCCAACATGTCGTTGCCATTCAAATACAGGCTCGTCAGTTTAGGGCAATTTGGTGATATGCCATCTGGGATTTCTTCTATATCGTTTCCTTGTAAAAAGACTTTCTCTAGATGATCATTCCAGAATACTTCCTCCGGTATTTCTTTCAACCCCATACAGGCCTTAACAATGTGAGTTGTGCTCGTCACCATACGCAATGCCATGTCCCTTGTCAAAGGGTGCAGACACCGATACTCTATGTCTGGATCCAACAGGCAGGACCCTCTTATTTTATCCAATATTGTGTTACCCTGATCGTGCAGTCCTTGCCTGGTGGCAATTCCACCTAACAAACCCTCATCAATGAAAGACTCTATCAACTCCTCCTCTCCACTAGCTCCTGAAAGGACAAGTGCTTCTCCAAAACGAAGTATTAGATGCAGGAAACACTGTTGCACTTGATCATTACCCAAGTTCACGTAACTGAGTTGCAATCTCTTGAACACGTCAAGCTCCATTTTGGAGTCTTCTAATTTTCCCAACATGTCTCTCCATTCATGCACTTTCTCTACTCCTCTCAAGCGAGTTGCAATCTCAATGATCGCAAGTGGCAGACCACAGCACCTATCAAGAAGAGAGCTTGCAATCTGTTCAACTTCCGAAGGGAGTAGTCCTGCAACGCAAAGCGTCTTTGAAAATAACCACCCAGTATCTTCCATATCGAGAAGTCCTATCTTGATTTGCTTTTGACAGAGCATCATACGACACACCTCTAGTGATCGAGTTGTCACTACCAACTTTAGTTTGCCCGTTTCAACCGGAATTCCCACCTCCTTAACTTCAAAATGCATCCAAAGCCCATCTAAAATTAGGATGGATCTATTCTTCATATTCAGATGTCCATACAATAGGCCCGCCCTTCTCCTCACGTCCTTCTCATTCGAGAGATTGTCTAGTCCAACCGCATTGGCAATCTCTTCTTGTAGCGCATACACACTAAAATCCTGCGGTACAGCAACCCAGAATACATCCGAATCAAGATCCTCAAGTAGTCTATTATAGACATGGGTCAAAATGGCCGTCTTGCCCACTCCACCCATACCGTAAACACCAATTCTGGAAAAGTTGTCCTGctttaaattggaaaaaatctCATTCACCTTCAATTGAGTCTCTTTGCCTACCAATTCTGTTGTCACCAAGGGAGACGTTTTGCTGCGTCTAACAAGTGTCGTCGCCGCTTGCCAAAATCTTCCTGGAGCTAGAAGAACTTCTTTGAACAACTCTACCACCTCAGCTACTTTCTCCGGTGGAACAGATCCTTCTCTGATCGCCCGCACTACCCTCCAGTATTCTTCTTCCATCCACTTCGAATTTAGCTTGCTCATGTCCCCTTGGCCACTACTGATGAGTTCTTCCAGCTTACTTTCGAGAAATGTCATATTCCTTTTGGCAAGCCTACGGGTACCTTGTTGACTCTCAGCTGATGCAACCTGCATTCTCGCACCTAAACTCAagtataaatgaaaattcactCATAGGTACTTCTTAGACATATTTAATAGATATGCTACACTCACAGAAATATATAATTCGTAGCTTTGTATTCACTTTTTCAACACAACATCCCATATAATAATCAATATGTTATGTAGACATGCATGTCACAATAGTGAAATATTGGCAACCACATATCATGAGCTCTCCAttgggggcaaaaaaaaaaactatttgaGATTAAAAGTCATAGGAATTAGAATATAAGTTTAATTTCACGTGACTCATTTCATTACTTTAAAAGCCAACGCTCCTGTCGGAGATCAGAGGGGATAGGGAGAGGCATggcttttcaagatttgaatgGCACACTTCAAAACATTTTTGTATTCATTCTCAAAGATCTCGTGATTATCAATGACTGACTCTTGAACTCCTCTTTTCCTAATAATTCCCGATTATTTTCTGTTTCTTTATGACCATAAGAAATCTGAGCATCCTCCTCCCTATATCCCCATTCTTAGGTGAAGACTAGAAGACAAATGTCCTGCACGAGCTTCAACCCATGGCAAATTTAGAGATGCACACGTACCATGTGGAACCTCTGTATTGGGTTCTCCCCCTTTGGCATTCATTGGGCGTGGCATGTTGGTTAAAGCAGGAAAGGACCGACTAGGCTGATTCTTCTCAACAAATGAAGTCTTGCTACGAGCACCTTCATTGCTAGCAGTCAAGGGCTGATGCGAACCCTGGGTAAGGTTGGACGAACCTTCCACCGCTCTTTCTCCCTTCAGCGCCTCTAGGGCTTCCGATCTCACTCGGTCATCGAAGAGCTTGTAGTCACGAATTCCACATCCTCCAACTCCAGCAAAGTGCACATTGATCTTCTTCGTGACAAAACCGCTCGCGGGCAAGTTGCACTTCCGCTTGTTATTAGGCAGAACCTCAACAAGCTTCGAAAATGGATACGTTGCTCTTGGCATTTC
The window above is part of the Eucalyptus grandis isolate ANBG69807.140 chromosome 6, ASM1654582v1, whole genome shotgun sequence genome. Proteins encoded here:
- the LOC104448378 gene encoding probable disease resistance protein At4g27220 isoform X2, producing the protein MDLPSRSLPALTNMPRPLNAEEGEPITEVPHGSSASLPLPLMDLPSRSLPALTNMPRPLNAEEGEPITEVPHGSSASLPLPLMDLPSRSLPALTNMPRPLNAEEGEPIMEVPHGEMPRATYPFSKLVEVLPNNKRKCNLPASGFVTKKINVHFAGVGGCGIRDYKLFDDRVRSEALEALKGERAVEGSSNLTQGSHQPLTASNEGARSKTSFVEKNQPSRSFPALTNMPRPMNAKGGEPNTEVPHGARMQVASAESQQGTRRLAKRNMTFLESKLEELISSGQGDMSKLNSKWMEEEYWRVVRAIREGSVPPEKVAEVVELFKEVLLAPGRFWQAATTLVRRSKTSPLVTTELVGKETQLKVNEIFSNLKQDNFSRIGVYGMGGVGKTAILTHVYNRLLEDLDSDVFWVAVPQDFSVYALQEEIANAVGLDNLSNEKDVRRRAGLLYGHLNMKNRSILILDGLWMHFEVKEVGIPVETGKLKLVVTTRSLEVCRMMLCQKQIKIGLLDMEDTGWLFSKTLCVAGLLPSEVEQIASSLLDRCCGLPLAIIEIATRLRGVEKVHEWRDMLGKLEDSKMELDVFKRLQLSYVNLGNDQVQQCFLHLILRFGEALVLSGASGEEELIESFIDEGLLGGIATRQGLHDQGNTILDKIRGSCLLDPDIEYRCLHPLTRDMALRMVTSTTHIVKACMGLKEIPEEVFWNDHLEKVFLQGNDIEEIPDGISPNCPKLTSLYLNGNDMLGVIHESFFRHLKGLTVLDLCYTGITELPDSISQLESLEALLLQSCLALRFIPSVGKLGSLRKLDLQGCQSLEEAPEGMEMLVKLRYLALDGTMIETLPEGVLEKLVNLQYLAIEKLRAGEEVKSTKLEALYCSVAHVETFNACVGSLVRNSCRRYTLAAPNAYRLWLVDDPDRSILIDGWDHIAASVDGTSGDGCALLPESVQSLELSRCHKIKRVVEWEWLTTLLPNLEKIIVHSCEKLEEIIHGPLPSRATCRLTYLEVSGCNNIKRELLTEDMLLHLPFLQEILVKDCKGIEVIIGTVAEMTHRSFPKITNLGLWNLPELKSICDGTTSWDTLRQISIDNCPKLKRIPLQLPLLDNGPPPSLREIRINQQTWESLEWDHPLVRSSLEPSVKFLD